In Citrobacter sp. RHB25-C09, the following proteins share a genomic window:
- a CDS encoding fimbrial protein yields MQMIKQCFFLLVLGTATLFMPHAKATCTTPDLPKMIDVASISVPTTLAVGDTIPGTEQTVHVAGNCNQSADSGLEIVSCYYGSGAEIPGLRGVYDSGVPGVGVALMNDQGQRISGAGGVQCDSRATPIGYVSTDGKQSFSFAVTLELVKTSATVSSGTLIQAQTKFGIGVFGHEGIGSPNNISYAGNVILHEVTCSVSPKNLTVELGDFPVCSFIGTGTLSSPAQEFNVSVHCDTTVQPMVKITSANGYETNYEGVIKLTKESGMATGVGVRMLFDNYIATFDTYVPTDRPASANETLEIPFQVRYQQISDTVTPGPANSVATLTLAYK; encoded by the coding sequence ATGCAAATGATTAAACAGTGCTTTTTCTTACTGGTTCTGGGAACCGCAACGTTATTTATGCCGCATGCAAAGGCCACCTGTACCACGCCCGATCTTCCCAAAATGATCGATGTTGCATCCATTTCTGTCCCGACCACGCTGGCGGTCGGAGACACTATCCCCGGAACGGAACAGACGGTGCATGTCGCGGGAAATTGCAATCAGAGCGCTGATAGCGGGCTGGAAATCGTCTCTTGCTACTACGGTTCAGGGGCCGAAATCCCAGGTCTGAGAGGCGTGTATGACTCCGGCGTGCCCGGCGTAGGCGTGGCGCTAATGAACGATCAGGGTCAGCGAATCAGCGGTGCTGGCGGTGTGCAGTGTGATTCTCGGGCAACGCCGATTGGCTATGTATCTACTGACGGGAAACAGTCGTTTAGCTTCGCGGTAACGCTTGAACTGGTGAAAACCAGTGCTACCGTCTCCTCCGGCACGTTAATACAGGCACAGACCAAATTTGGCATCGGCGTGTTTGGTCATGAAGGTATAGGTAGCCCTAACAACATTTCCTATGCTGGCAACGTGATTCTCCACGAGGTTACCTGCTCCGTGTCGCCGAAAAATCTCACCGTCGAACTGGGGGATTTTCCTGTCTGTTCGTTTATTGGCACCGGCACGCTTTCTTCACCAGCCCAGGAGTTTAATGTCAGCGTGCATTGCGATACCACCGTGCAACCCATGGTCAAAATCACCAGCGCCAATGGTTATGAAACCAATTACGAAGGGGTTATCAAGCTCACAAAGGAAAGCGGTATGGCGACCGGCGTGGGTGTCCGCATGCTGTTTGATAATTACATCGCCACCTTTGATACCTATGTGCCGACCGATAGGCCAGCAAGCGCCAATGAAACACTGGAGATACCCTTTCAGGTTCGCTACCAACAGATAAGCGATACGGTCACTCCTGGCCCCGCAAACAGTGTTGCGACCCTTACGCTCGCCTATAAGTGA
- the ybiJ gene encoding DUF1471 family protein YbiJ, with amino-acid sequence MKTIKYAVVAAALSTLSFGVFAAEPVTAAQAQNMNKIGVVSAEGATTLDGLEAKLAAKAAEAGATGYSITSATNNDKMSGTAVIYK; translated from the coding sequence ATGAAAACTATCAAATATGCCGTTGTCGCTGCTGCCCTGTCTACCCTGTCTTTTGGCGTGTTTGCCGCTGAGCCTGTCACTGCTGCTCAGGCGCAGAACATGAACAAAATCGGTGTGGTTTCTGCTGAAGGCGCCACCACCCTGGACGGTCTGGAAGCTAAACTGGCTGCGAAAGCTGCCGAAGCGGGTGCAACAGGTTATAGCATCACGTCTGCCACCAATAACGACAAAATGAGCGGCACCGCTGTTATCTACAAATAA
- a CDS encoding molecular chaperone, with product MRHGYLLSTLFLVAATAHAGVIINGTRLVYQGEKKESSLGIQNPDNTDYLVQSWVDTGSNNQAKAPFLITPPLFRLDAKEENVLRVVRTGGNLPEDRESLFWLNIKAIPSSKHVEGANTLQIAINTRIKLLYRPSAVKGKPDDVADKLEWHREGNDLVVNNPTPFFMNFQSVTLNGHKVEKATWAVPETETHFALPANTGGSTVAYSIITDYGSISKTWSKSVR from the coding sequence ATGCGTCACGGTTATTTACTGAGTACACTTTTTCTGGTTGCTGCTACAGCACATGCGGGCGTTATTATTAATGGCACGCGTCTGGTTTATCAGGGAGAGAAAAAGGAATCCTCTCTTGGCATTCAAAACCCGGATAACACGGATTATCTGGTACAGTCATGGGTCGATACCGGCAGTAATAACCAGGCCAAAGCGCCGTTTCTGATTACCCCACCGCTGTTTCGTCTGGATGCCAAAGAAGAAAACGTTCTGCGTGTCGTGCGCACCGGCGGAAATTTGCCGGAAGATCGTGAATCACTGTTCTGGTTAAACATTAAAGCGATCCCCTCCTCAAAACACGTTGAGGGGGCCAATACCCTGCAAATTGCGATTAATACCCGCATCAAATTACTTTACCGTCCGTCTGCCGTTAAAGGGAAGCCGGATGATGTCGCTGATAAACTGGAATGGCACCGCGAAGGGAACGACCTGGTCGTCAATAATCCAACACCGTTCTTCATGAATTTTCAGAGCGTCACGCTGAACGGGCACAAAGTAGAAAAAGCCACCTGGGCCGTTCCTGAAACCGAAACGCACTTTGCCCTTCCTGCCAACACGGGCGGTTCAACCGTCGCGTATTCGATCATTACCGATTACGGCAGCATCAGTAAAACCTGGTCCAAATCTGTGCGCTAA
- a CDS encoding DASS family sodium-coupled anion symporter, with amino-acid sequence MSINSVGGKKLYAFLIPVIVGAVIWFYPVPEGLSPEAWHMFAIFAATIAAILTQPLPSGAVMLIALCVVIFTKTLTEAKALSGFASGTVWLIFCAYVLSLGFVTSGLGKRIAYKMLSWFGGSSLGIAYSLGVSDLIMAPAMPSVTARSGGIIFPIARSINDVLGSSPGPTGKRIGDFLTMVCFQFTPITGAMFMTGMAANPLVASLAKSTLGLDITWGGWFISAVVPALVCFCLMPLLVYKLLDPELKRTPEAKAMGKQSLSELGTMSSNEKKVALGFVLALVGWGTSLITGISATSVGLGLAAYLFASGAVNWKSLLNDHAAWDTVIWFSVIISLATGLADLGFIKWMTGMLGSGIQGFGAMEAFILLGVLYIYVHYLFATATGHVAALYAPFAATAIAAGAPPMMVAICFGIFSNLMWGNTEYGGGPGPIYFAQGYFERPRFYRINLFVVTVNVVITFAVGMLWWKALGYY; translated from the coding sequence ATGTCGATAAATTCTGTCGGGGGTAAGAAGCTCTATGCGTTTCTGATCCCTGTGATTGTGGGGGCGGTTATCTGGTTTTATCCCGTCCCTGAAGGGTTATCCCCTGAGGCGTGGCATATGTTTGCCATTTTCGCTGCAACTATTGCGGCTATCCTGACCCAGCCGCTGCCATCAGGCGCGGTAATGCTGATTGCGCTTTGCGTGGTGATTTTCACCAAAACGCTGACAGAGGCGAAAGCGCTGTCGGGTTTTGCCTCCGGCACCGTCTGGCTTATTTTCTGCGCCTATGTGCTGTCGCTGGGGTTTGTGACCTCTGGGCTGGGTAAACGCATCGCGTATAAAATGCTGTCGTGGTTTGGCGGAAGCAGCTTAGGGATTGCCTATTCGCTCGGCGTTTCCGACCTGATTATGGCACCGGCGATGCCTTCGGTGACGGCACGTTCCGGCGGGATTATTTTCCCGATCGCCCGTTCCATTAACGATGTTCTCGGTTCGTCACCAGGCCCAACCGGTAAGCGCATTGGTGACTTTCTGACGATGGTCTGTTTCCAGTTCACGCCGATCACCGGGGCGATGTTTATGACCGGGATGGCGGCGAACCCGCTGGTGGCTTCTCTGGCGAAATCGACGCTGGGGCTGGATATCACCTGGGGAGGCTGGTTTATTTCCGCGGTCGTCCCGGCGCTGGTCTGTTTTTGCCTGATGCCGCTGTTGGTCTACAAACTGCTGGATCCGGAGCTTAAGCGTACGCCGGAAGCGAAGGCGATGGGGAAACAGTCGCTGAGCGAACTGGGGACGATGAGCAGCAATGAGAAAAAGGTGGCGCTGGGGTTTGTGCTGGCACTGGTCGGTTGGGGCACCAGCCTGATCACCGGCATTTCGGCGACCTCGGTGGGGCTGGGACTGGCCGCTTACCTTTTTGCCAGTGGCGCGGTGAACTGGAAAAGCCTCCTTAATGACCACGCGGCCTGGGACACGGTGATTTGGTTCAGCGTGATCATTAGTCTGGCAACCGGTCTGGCGGATCTGGGATTCATCAAATGGATGACAGGAATGCTGGGGAGCGGTATTCAGGGATTTGGCGCGATGGAGGCCTTTATCCTGCTGGGCGTACTGTATATCTACGTTCACTACCTGTTCGCCACCGCGACGGGGCACGTGGCCGCGCTGTACGCCCCTTTTGCCGCCACGGCGATTGCGGCAGGTGCGCCGCCGATGATGGTGGCTATTTGTTTCGGGATCTTCAGTAACCTTATGTGGGGGAATACCGAATACGGCGGTGGACCAGGGCCAATCTACTTCGCACAAGGATATTTTGAGCGTCCACGCTTCTATCGCATTAACCTGTTCGTGGTCACGGTCAACGTAGTGATTACCTTTGCCGTGGGTATGCTCTGGTGGAAGGCGCTGGGATATTATTAA
- a CDS encoding fimbrial protein, producing MNKAALGLFIAATVGCSASAFAATNGEGQINFTGEIIDSACQVVNGLSNPLDVQLGKVSKSVFTGAGSTSTLTKFDIQLTNCPETVTSAAINFGGTPDTDNNAALALTPDTDTATGVAIQLLDSSDQPVILYTPSQQYPLASGTTVNNLEFGARYIQTQAAVTAGPANSVSTFTVIYN from the coding sequence ATGAACAAGGCTGCTTTAGGCTTATTTATTGCTGCAACGGTGGGATGTTCTGCATCAGCATTTGCGGCAACAAATGGCGAAGGACAAATTAATTTTACTGGCGAAATCATTGATTCCGCTTGTCAGGTTGTAAATGGGTTAAGTAATCCATTGGATGTTCAGTTAGGTAAAGTCTCTAAAAGCGTCTTTACCGGTGCCGGTTCTACCAGCACATTAACGAAGTTCGATATTCAGCTTACCAATTGCCCGGAGACAGTCACCTCCGCTGCAATTAACTTCGGTGGTACGCCAGATACTGACAACAATGCCGCGCTGGCGTTGACGCCTGATACGGATACCGCCACGGGTGTGGCGATTCAGTTGCTCGATTCCTCCGATCAACCGGTCATCTTATACACCCCATCACAACAGTATCCGTTAGCCTCCGGCACCACGGTGAACAATCTCGAATTTGGCGCACGTTATATTCAGACCCAGGCCGCAGTGACCGCAGGCCCGGCGAATTCCGTCTCCACCTTCACCGTTATCTATAACTGA
- a CDS encoding fimbrial protein: MKKIALTIALGLTALAHADDNIQIQMTGTIYANTCVVDSASKDLTVDLGQTAASNFKDVGDTGVWKEFELKVTHCPSTLTLSNAFFYGQADSAHPTKFANTGSAKGLALELADRQDKITIAPQASFNVLINQNDHTAVFPLAARYYATSMPVTAGTFSSVVQVTFTYQ, translated from the coding sequence ATGAAAAAAATCGCCTTAACGATCGCTCTGGGACTTACCGCCCTGGCTCACGCGGATGACAATATTCAAATTCAGATGACCGGGACGATCTACGCCAACACCTGTGTGGTTGATAGCGCCAGTAAAGATCTGACCGTCGATCTCGGCCAGACTGCTGCCAGCAATTTTAAAGACGTAGGCGATACCGGCGTATGGAAGGAATTTGAGCTGAAAGTGACGCACTGTCCGTCAACGTTGACTCTGTCTAACGCGTTTTTTTACGGTCAGGCTGATAGCGCTCACCCAACGAAATTTGCCAACACCGGTAGCGCAAAAGGACTGGCGCTGGAGCTGGCCGATCGCCAGGACAAAATCACTATTGCACCGCAGGCAAGCTTTAACGTCCTGATTAATCAGAACGACCATACGGCGGTGTTTCCGCTGGCCGCCCGCTATTACGCCACTTCAATGCCCGTCACCGCTGGCACCTTCAGCAGCGTAGTGCAAGTGACCTTTACTTACCAGTAG
- the ybiB gene encoding DNA-binding protein YbiB has protein sequence MDYRNIIKEIGRGKNHARDLDQDTARGLYSHMLNGDVPELEMGGVLIALRIKGEGEAEMRGFYEAMQSHTMKLTPPVAKPMPIVIPSYNGARKQANLTPLLAILLHKLGYPVVVHGVSEDPTRVLTETIFTLMGIHPTHHAGQAQAKLDGHQPVYIPVGALCPPLEKQLAMRWRLGVRNSAHTLAKLATPFAEDAALRLSSVSHPEYVSRVATFFSDIGGRGLLMHGTEGEVYANPQRCPQISLIDSHGVRVLQERQSEMPEEPVPLPAAKDPETTAHWITRCLAGSEPVPLSLKIEIACCLVATGEVETVAEGLARVNASF, from the coding sequence ATGGATTACCGCAACATTATTAAGGAGATTGGCCGGGGGAAAAATCATGCCCGCGATCTGGACCAGGACACCGCGCGCGGACTGTACAGCCATATGCTCAATGGCGATGTGCCGGAACTGGAAATGGGCGGCGTGCTGATTGCGCTGCGCATCAAAGGGGAAGGAGAAGCGGAGATGCGCGGTTTTTACGAGGCGATGCAATCCCATACGATGAAGCTGACGCCTCCCGTGGCAAAGCCAATGCCGATTGTTATCCCAAGTTATAATGGCGCTCGTAAGCAGGCGAACCTGACCCCACTGCTGGCGATTTTGCTGCATAAACTGGGTTATCCGGTGGTCGTGCATGGGGTGAGCGAAGATCCCACGCGGGTGCTTACGGAAACCATTTTTACACTGATGGGTATTCACCCCACGCATCATGCCGGGCAGGCCCAGGCGAAGTTAGACGGCCATCAGCCGGTCTATATTCCCGTGGGCGCGCTTTGTCCGCCGCTGGAAAAACAACTGGCGATGCGCTGGCGTCTTGGCGTGCGAAACAGTGCGCACACACTGGCAAAGCTGGCGACGCCGTTTGCGGAAGATGCTGCGCTGCGGTTGTCCAGCGTTTCACATCCTGAATATGTGTCTCGCGTCGCGACGTTTTTTAGCGATATTGGGGGGCGTGGGTTGCTGATGCACGGCACTGAAGGCGAGGTTTATGCGAATCCGCAGCGTTGTCCACAGATCAGCCTGATTGATAGTCATGGTGTCCGGGTGCTTCAGGAGCGGCAAAGCGAAATGCCGGAAGAGCCTGTTCCTTTGCCTGCGGCGAAAGATCCCGAAACCACCGCCCACTGGATCACGCGCTGCCTGGCGGGAAGCGAACCCGTTCCTCTCTCGTTAAAAATAGAGATAGCCTGTTGCCTGGTCGCGACCGGGGAAGTGGAAACGGTGGCAGAAGGGTTGGCACGCGTTAACGCCAGTTTTTAA
- a CDS encoding fimbria/pilus outer membrane usher protein — protein sequence MYTSKKPLSCRFMALLVILCGLAAACFASQTWADDYFNPALLDVDNPQQGKTDLSVYEKGPGQAPGNYQVSIFIDNNKIDTRDVTFTLRQERDGQNTLQPCFTLDDLKSLGIKTDAYPKLMAQGKCADLRAIPAASATFRVSHQQLLLSIPQSALGQVPRGYIDPKEFDEGITAGILNYSATASQSHARRPGEDDNSSQYVNLRPGVNIGAWRLRNYSTWNRSTTGNEEQQKFSSVYTYAQRNIVAMKSDLTVGQSSSPADVFDSVPYTGMQMNSDSDMLPDSQRGYAPIIRGTAHSNALVMVRQNGYVIYQNTVAPGAFEINDLYPTGSSGDLQVTVKETDGSESHFVVPYASVPVLQREKNLRYSVTAGRYRSYDKHVEKTPFAQGSAIYGLPYGFTAYGGAQQSNHYHSQALGVGKNFGDLGAFSVDVTRAKALLKKQQASKGQSWRVRYSKDFAGSGTNFSLAGYRYNSKGFYTLEDTMESYTNADDWSAPQQRRARTEATVDQTLPEGWGAVTLSLVKETYWSQSQDMTSMSVSYNNSWHDISYSLSYSMNKNTNDSDEHGDSVTNDNEFSLSISVPLDHWMHNTWATYNLNNSKDGTTQNIGLNGTALRDNNFNWNIQEGLSNTGSGSSTSMNADYNGTYGEVNGGVSQDKNQQTLNVGVQGGVVAHANGITLSQPLGETIALVKAPGTHGTHITNQTGVETDFRGYTVVPFVTAYRHNTIALDTETLPDDADVTHAAQTVTPTRGAVVRASFSTRVGRRVLMTITENGKPLPFGATVTTEDKDSEFIVGNDGQTYLSGLPQRGQLAVSWGQSASEHCVAQYALTDETDKNSIINAAAQCH from the coding sequence ATGTATACCTCCAAGAAGCCGCTATCCTGTCGATTCATGGCGCTGCTGGTCATTTTATGTGGCCTGGCAGCGGCCTGTTTTGCCTCGCAAACCTGGGCGGATGATTATTTTAACCCTGCGCTGCTGGACGTTGATAATCCCCAACAAGGGAAAACCGATCTTTCGGTTTATGAAAAAGGTCCAGGCCAGGCGCCGGGTAATTATCAGGTATCGATATTCATCGATAATAATAAAATCGATACTCGCGACGTGACATTTACATTACGTCAGGAACGTGATGGCCAGAATACGCTTCAGCCCTGCTTTACCCTCGATGATTTAAAAAGCCTTGGGATTAAAACCGACGCCTACCCGAAACTGATGGCGCAAGGCAAATGTGCCGACTTGCGCGCTATTCCGGCGGCTTCTGCCACCTTTCGCGTCAGTCACCAGCAGCTATTACTCAGTATCCCGCAGTCTGCCTTAGGCCAGGTGCCACGCGGCTATATCGACCCTAAAGAGTTTGACGAAGGGATCACCGCCGGGATACTCAATTACAGCGCCACCGCCAGCCAGAGCCACGCCCGCCGCCCGGGTGAAGATGATAACAGCAGCCAGTATGTCAACCTGCGACCCGGTGTGAACATCGGCGCGTGGCGGCTGCGTAATTATTCCACCTGGAATCGCAGCACCACGGGAAACGAAGAGCAGCAGAAATTTTCATCGGTCTACACCTACGCCCAGCGCAATATCGTGGCGATGAAAAGCGATCTCACCGTCGGGCAAAGTTCATCGCCCGCAGACGTCTTTGACAGCGTGCCCTACACCGGTATGCAGATGAATTCCGACAGCGACATGCTGCCAGACAGTCAACGAGGCTACGCGCCAATTATTCGTGGCACAGCTCACAGCAATGCGCTGGTGATGGTCCGTCAGAACGGCTACGTCATTTACCAGAACACTGTCGCCCCCGGCGCGTTTGAAATCAACGATCTCTACCCCACAGGCAGCAGCGGCGACCTGCAGGTCACGGTGAAAGAAACTGACGGTAGCGAAAGTCATTTCGTCGTCCCTTATGCCTCGGTGCCAGTGCTTCAGCGAGAAAAAAACCTACGCTACAGCGTGACCGCGGGTCGCTATCGCTCGTATGACAAGCACGTTGAGAAAACCCCTTTTGCTCAGGGCAGCGCGATTTACGGTTTGCCCTACGGGTTCACCGCCTATGGCGGAGCGCAACAGAGTAACCACTATCATTCCCAGGCGCTTGGCGTCGGGAAAAATTTCGGTGATTTAGGGGCTTTTTCTGTTGACGTGACGCGCGCCAAAGCGCTGCTGAAGAAACAACAGGCCAGTAAAGGGCAGTCCTGGCGAGTCCGCTACAGCAAAGATTTCGCCGGGTCCGGCACCAACTTTTCCCTCGCCGGCTATCGCTATAACAGTAAGGGCTTTTACACCCTCGAAGACACAATGGAGTCTTACACCAATGCCGATGACTGGTCAGCCCCGCAGCAACGTCGCGCACGCACAGAAGCCACCGTCGACCAGACACTGCCTGAAGGCTGGGGGGCCGTGACCCTGAGTCTGGTCAAAGAAACCTACTGGAGCCAGAGCCAGGACATGACCTCAATGAGCGTCAGTTACAACAACAGCTGGCACGACATCAGCTACAGCCTGAGCTACAGCATGAATAAAAATACCAACGACAGCGATGAGCACGGCGATTCTGTCACCAACGACAACGAGTTTTCATTGAGCATTTCCGTTCCGCTGGACCACTGGATGCACAACACCTGGGCGACGTACAACCTGAATAACAGCAAAGACGGCACCACGCAGAATATTGGCCTTAACGGTACGGCGCTGCGTGACAACAATTTTAACTGGAACATTCAGGAAGGTCTGAGCAACACCGGAAGCGGCAGTTCAACCAGTATGAACGCCGATTACAACGGCACCTATGGTGAAGTCAACGGCGGCGTAAGCCAGGACAAAAACCAGCAGACGCTGAACGTCGGGGTACAGGGTGGCGTGGTAGCACATGCCAACGGTATTACCCTCAGCCAGCCGCTGGGCGAAACCATCGCACTGGTGAAAGCACCGGGGACTCATGGGACGCATATCACCAACCAGACCGGCGTCGAAACCGATTTTCGCGGATATACCGTGGTGCCATTTGTGACCGCGTATCGCCATAACACCATCGCACTGGATACCGAAACGCTGCCGGACGACGCTGACGTGACGCATGCCGCTCAAACCGTTACGCCAACGCGCGGTGCCGTGGTGCGTGCAAGTTTTAGCACCCGCGTAGGGCGCAGAGTACTCATGACAATCACTGAAAACGGTAAACCGCTGCCCTTTGGCGCAACGGTCACCACCGAAGATAAGGACAGCGAGTTTATTGTTGGCAATGATGGCCAGACTTACCTCTCCGGTTTGCCACAGCGCGGACAACTTGCTGTCTCCTGGGGGCAAAGCGCAAGCGAACACTGCGTCGCCCAGTATGCGTTGACCGATGAGACAGACAAAAACAGCATCATCAACGCTGCCGCGCAGTGTCATTGA
- the dinG gene encoding ATP-dependent DNA helicase DinG — protein MALTAALKAQIAAWYKALQEQIPDFIPRAPQRQMIADVAKTLTGEEGRHLAIEAPTGVGKTLSYLIPGIAIAREEQKTLVVSTANVALQDQIYSKDLPLLRKIIPDLRFTAAFGRGRYVCPRNLTALASTEPTQQDLLAFLDDELTPNNQEEQKRCAKLKGDLDSYKWDGLRDHTDIAIDDDLWRRLSTDKASCLNRNCHYYRECPFFVARREIQEAEVVVANHALVMAAMESEAVLPDPKNLLLVLDEGHHLPDVARDALEMSAEITAPWYRLQLDLFSKLIATCMEQFRPKTTPPLANPERLNAHCEELYELIASLNNILNLYMPAGQEAEHRFAMGELPDELKEICQRLAKLTETLRGLAELFLNDLSEKTGTHDVVRLHRVILQMNRALGMFEAQSKLWRLASLAQSSGAPVSKWATRDVRDGQIHVWFHCVGIRVSDQLERLLWRSVPHIIVTSATLRSLNSFSRLQEMSGLKEKAGDRFVALDSPFNHVEQGKIIIPQMRYEPLMENEELHIAEMAAYFREQLESKKHHGMLVLFASGRAMQRFLEHVTDLRLLLLVQGDQPRYRLVELHRKRVENGERSVLVGLQSFAEGLDLKGDLLSQVHIHKIAFPPIDSPVVITEGEWLKSLNRYPFEVQSLPAASFNLIQQVGRLIRSHGCWGEVVIYDKRLLTKSYGQRLLNALPVFPIERPEVPDVPEVKKRPAKVPAGRRKSIRAKGRGPTGK, from the coding sequence ATGGCTTTAACCGCAGCGCTAAAAGCGCAAATCGCCGCCTGGTATAAGGCGCTTCAGGAACAGATCCCCGACTTTATCCCCCGCGCGCCGCAGCGGCAGATGATTGCTGACGTGGCAAAAACGCTGACCGGGGAAGAGGGGCGTCACCTGGCGATTGAAGCACCCACCGGGGTTGGGAAAACCCTTTCTTACCTGATCCCCGGCATCGCCATTGCCCGGGAAGAACAAAAAACGCTGGTTGTCAGCACCGCTAACGTGGCGTTGCAGGATCAAATCTACAGCAAAGACCTGCCACTGCTGCGCAAGATCATCCCCGATCTTCGTTTCACCGCGGCGTTCGGTCGTGGGCGATATGTGTGTCCGCGTAATCTGACGGCGCTCGCCAGTACCGAACCGACACAGCAGGATCTGCTGGCGTTTCTTGATGATGAACTCACTCCCAATAATCAGGAAGAGCAAAAGCGTTGTGCGAAGCTGAAGGGCGATCTCGACAGCTACAAATGGGATGGACTGCGCGATCACACGGATATCGCCATTGACGACGATCTCTGGCGACGTCTGAGTACCGATAAAGCCAGTTGCCTGAACCGCAACTGCCATTACTACCGCGAGTGTCCGTTCTTTGTGGCTCGCCGTGAAATTCAGGAAGCGGAAGTGGTGGTGGCAAACCACGCGCTGGTGATGGCGGCAATGGAAAGCGAGGCGGTGCTGCCGGACCCGAAGAACCTGCTGCTGGTGCTTGATGAAGGCCATCACCTGCCGGATGTCGCTCGCGACGCGCTGGAAATGAGCGCTGAAATTACCGCTCCCTGGTATCGGCTCCAGCTGGATCTGTTCAGCAAACTGATTGCCACCTGCATGGAACAGTTCCGCCCGAAAACAACGCCGCCGCTGGCAAATCCGGAGCGCCTGAATGCCCACTGCGAAGAGCTGTATGAGCTCATCGCTTCGCTCAATAACATCCTCAATCTGTATATGCCCGCCGGGCAAGAGGCCGAGCACCGTTTTGCTATGGGTGAACTGCCGGACGAACTGAAGGAGATTTGCCAGCGTCTGGCGAAGCTGACTGAAACGTTGCGCGGTCTGGCGGAGCTGTTCTTGAACGATCTGAGCGAAAAGACCGGCACGCATGATGTGGTTCGCCTGCACCGGGTCATTTTGCAGATGAACCGCGCGTTAGGAATGTTTGAAGCGCAAAGCAAACTGTGGCGGCTGGCATCGCTGGCGCAGTCATCCGGTGCGCCGGTGTCGAAATGGGCGACGCGGGACGTGCGCGACGGGCAAATCCACGTCTGGTTTCACTGCGTTGGCATACGCGTTAGCGATCAGCTCGAAAGGTTACTGTGGCGCAGTGTGCCGCATATTATTGTGACCTCCGCAACCCTGCGTTCCCTCAACAGCTTTTCGCGTTTGCAGGAGATGAGCGGCCTGAAAGAAAAGGCCGGCGACCGCTTTGTCGCGCTCGACTCACCGTTTAACCACGTTGAGCAGGGGAAAATCATCATTCCGCAGATGCGCTATGAGCCTTTGATGGAAAACGAGGAGCTGCACATTGCCGAAATGGCGGCCTATTTTCGTGAACAACTGGAGAGCAAAAAGCATCACGGTATGCTGGTGCTGTTTGCCAGCGGACGGGCGATGCAGCGTTTTCTGGAGCACGTTACCGACCTGCGCTTACTGCTGCTGGTGCAGGGCGATCAGCCCCGCTATCGGCTGGTGGAACTGCATCGTAAACGGGTTGAGAACGGCGAGCGCAGCGTGCTGGTCGGTCTGCAATCTTTCGCTGAAGGTCTGGATCTGAAAGGTGATTTGCTCAGTCAGGTGCATATCCATAAGATCGCGTTCCCCCCCATCGACAGCCCTGTGGTGATTACCGAAGGCGAGTGGCTAAAGAGCCTGAACCGCTATCCGTTCGAGGTGCAAAGCCTGCCTGCGGCGTCGTTTAATCTGATCCAGCAGGTCGGGCGATTGATTCGTAGCCATGGATGCTGGGGAGAGGTGGTCATTTATGATAAACGCCTGCTGACGAAGAGCTACGGTCAGCGGTTGCTGAATGCGCTGCCGGTGTTCCCGATTGAACGACCCGAAGTCCCTGACGTGCCGGAGGTAAAAAAACGCCCGGCGAAAGTGCCTGCCGGGCGTCGGAAAAGCATCCGTGCTAAGGGGCGCGGTCCTACTGGTAAGTAA